A genomic region of Ewingella sp. CoE-038-23 contains the following coding sequences:
- the cueO gene encoding multicopper oxidase CueO, protein MHRRDFIKWTTLMGAATTLPGWSRLAFAADRPALPIPMLLKPNAKGVMVLNLQRGQSQFTPGVNTETWGINGNILGPALRVKRGEPVTVTVNNQLNVASTVHWHGLEIPGQVDGGPQGVIAPGASRTVQFSLDQPASTCWFHPHPHQTSGYQVAMGLAGLVLIEDDESNQLQLPSRWGVDDIPLILQDKRLNDAGQIDYQMDVMTAAVGWFGQHMLTNGVVFPQHGVSRGWLRFRLLNGCNARSLNVSTSDGRPLYVIASDGGFLAEPVKLSELPMLPGERFEVLVNCPDAKAFDLVTLPVTQMGMTLAPFDKPLPVLRVQPTLTQGEQNIPDKLITLPELVSVDGLPTRWLQLSMDPRLDQQGMAALMARYGHQSMAGMSMDHGSGDGGHDMAGMNMQGMSHDDHGNMAGMDMSKKDDGKFDLMTGNRINGKAYDMNSPAFDVKQGQYEKWTISGEGDMMLHPFHIHGTQFRILSENGKPVAAHRAGWKDIVRVEGGRSEVLVRFNYLASKEQSYMAHCHLLEHEDTGMMLGFTVSS, encoded by the coding sequence ATGCATCGTCGTGACTTTATTAAATGGACAACACTGATGGGGGCGGCCACTACGCTGCCGGGCTGGAGCCGTCTGGCATTTGCTGCTGACAGGCCAGCATTGCCGATTCCCATGCTGCTCAAACCCAACGCCAAAGGCGTGATGGTGCTGAATTTACAGCGCGGGCAGAGCCAGTTTACGCCGGGCGTGAATACCGAAACCTGGGGCATTAATGGCAATATCCTCGGCCCCGCGCTGCGCGTCAAACGCGGCGAGCCGGTGACGGTCACGGTGAATAACCAACTGAATGTCGCCAGCACGGTACACTGGCACGGGCTGGAAATTCCCGGTCAGGTGGACGGCGGCCCGCAGGGCGTGATCGCGCCGGGTGCCAGCCGCACTGTGCAGTTCTCCCTCGACCAGCCTGCTTCTACCTGCTGGTTCCATCCGCATCCGCATCAGACCAGTGGCTATCAGGTGGCGATGGGGCTGGCCGGTTTGGTACTGATTGAAGATGACGAAAGCAACCAGCTGCAACTGCCGTCGCGCTGGGGCGTGGATGATATCCCGCTGATTCTTCAGGACAAGCGCCTGAACGACGCCGGGCAGATCGACTACCAGATGGATGTGATGACCGCCGCCGTGGGCTGGTTTGGTCAACACATGCTGACCAATGGCGTGGTCTTCCCGCAGCACGGCGTGTCGCGCGGCTGGCTGCGTTTCCGCCTGCTCAACGGCTGTAATGCGCGCTCGCTCAATGTCTCGACCAGCGACGGTCGCCCACTCTACGTGATTGCCAGCGACGGCGGCTTCCTCGCCGAGCCGGTGAAACTCAGCGAGCTGCCGATGCTACCCGGCGAACGTTTCGAAGTGCTGGTCAACTGCCCGGATGCCAAAGCTTTCGACCTCGTCACCCTGCCGGTCACTCAGATGGGCATGACCCTTGCGCCGTTCGATAAACCTCTGCCGGTGCTGCGCGTGCAGCCGACCCTGACGCAGGGCGAGCAGAACATACCGGATAAACTGATCACACTGCCGGAGCTGGTTTCCGTCGATGGCCTGCCAACCCGCTGGTTGCAGCTCTCCATGGATCCGCGCCTTGACCAGCAGGGCATGGCGGCGCTGATGGCGCGCTATGGGCATCAGTCCATGGCGGGCATGAGCATGGACCACGGCTCAGGCGACGGCGGCCACGATATGGCGGGCATGAATATGCAGGGCATGTCCCATGACGACCACGGCAACATGGCAGGCATGGACATGAGTAAGAAGGATGACGGCAAGTTCGACCTGATGACCGGCAACCGAATCAATGGCAAAGCTTATGACATGAACAGCCCGGCCTTCGATGTCAAACAGGGCCAGTACGAGAAATGGACCATTTCCGGTGAAGGCGACATGATGCTGCACCCGTTCCACATTCACGGCACCCAGTTCCGCATTCTGTCTGAGAATGGTAAGCCAGTGGCGGCGCACCGCGCGGGCTGGAAAGACATTGTGAGAGTGGAGGGCGGGCGCAGCGAGGTGCTGGTGCGTTTCAACTATCTGGCGAGCAAAGAGCAGTCCTACATGGCTCACTGCCACCTGTTGGAACACGAAGACACCGGCATGATGCTTGGATTTACGGTTTCCAGTTAA
- the panC gene encoding pantoate--beta-alanine ligase gives MLIIENVPLLRREIRFYRQNNKRIALVPTMGNLHEGHMTLVEEAKARGDVVVVSIFVNPMQFERPDDLERYPRTLQEDCEKLNKRGVDLVFAPSPADIYPKGLATQTQVDVPVISTILEGASRPGHFRGVSTIVSKLFNLVQPDVACFGQKDFQQLALIRTLVEDMGYDIEIIGVPTVRAKDGLALSSRNGYLTHDERKTAPELAKIMNQLAKRLSQGERHVEEMLEETAQQLRDAGFTPDELFIRDAKTLQELNVDSTSAVILMAAWLGKARLIDNQQVDLTQ, from the coding sequence GTGCTGATTATTGAAAATGTGCCGCTGCTGCGCCGTGAAATTCGTTTTTACCGCCAGAACAACAAACGTATCGCACTGGTTCCCACCATGGGCAACCTGCATGAAGGTCACATGACCCTGGTGGAAGAAGCCAAAGCCCGGGGCGACGTGGTGGTAGTAAGTATCTTTGTTAACCCGATGCAGTTCGAGCGCCCTGACGATTTAGAACGCTACCCGCGCACCTTGCAGGAAGACTGCGAGAAGCTGAACAAACGCGGCGTGGACTTAGTTTTCGCGCCGTCGCCGGCGGATATCTATCCGAAAGGCTTGGCCACCCAGACTCAGGTCGACGTGCCGGTTATCTCCACCATTCTGGAGGGCGCGAGCCGTCCGGGGCATTTTCGCGGCGTGTCGACCATCGTCAGCAAGCTGTTCAATCTGGTGCAGCCTGACGTCGCCTGCTTCGGCCAAAAAGACTTCCAGCAGTTGGCGCTGATCCGCACGCTGGTGGAAGACATGGGTTATGACATCGAGATTATCGGTGTGCCGACCGTGCGCGCCAAAGACGGTTTGGCACTGAGTTCGCGCAACGGTTATCTCACTCACGACGAGCGCAAAACCGCGCCTGAGCTGGCGAAAATCATGAACCAGCTGGCCAAGCGCCTGAGCCAAGGCGAGCGCCACGTCGAAGAGATGCTGGAAGAGACGGCGCAGCAGCTACGCGACGCCGGCTTCACCCCTGACGAGCTGTTTATTCGCGACGCCAAGACCCTGCAAGAGCTGAATGTGGATAGCACGTCGGCCGTGATTCTGATGGCGGCGTGGCTGGGTAAAGCGCGACTGATTGATAATCAGCAGGTTGATTTGACGCAGTAG
- a CDS encoding ABC transporter permease: MSQLYWVALKSIWLKEINRFGRIWIQTLVPPVITMTLYFIIFGNLIGSQIGQMHGFTYMQFIVPGLIMMAVITNSYANVASSFFSAKFQRNIEELLVAPVPTHVVIAGYVGGGVARGICVGILVTAISLFFVPLVIHSWWVIALTLLLTAILFSLGGLLNAVFATTFDDISLIPTFVLTPLTYLGGVFYSLTLLPPIWQAVSKLNPIVYMISGFRYGFLGITDVPLVFTMGVLVAFIAVFYLLAWYLIERGRGLRS, encoded by the coding sequence ATGTCGCAATTGTATTGGGTTGCACTCAAAAGTATCTGGCTAAAAGAGATTAACCGTTTCGGGCGTATCTGGATCCAGACGCTGGTTCCGCCAGTGATCACCATGACGCTGTACTTCATCATTTTCGGTAATTTGATCGGTTCGCAGATTGGCCAAATGCATGGTTTCACCTACATGCAGTTCATCGTGCCGGGCCTGATCATGATGGCGGTGATCACTAACTCCTACGCTAACGTGGCATCCTCTTTCTTTAGCGCCAAGTTCCAGCGCAATATTGAAGAGCTGCTGGTGGCCCCTGTGCCAACGCACGTGGTGATTGCCGGTTATGTCGGCGGCGGCGTGGCGCGTGGTATCTGCGTGGGGATTTTGGTCACCGCGATTTCACTGTTCTTCGTGCCGCTGGTGATCCACTCATGGTGGGTTATCGCGCTGACTCTGCTGCTGACGGCGATCCTGTTCTCCCTCGGCGGCCTGCTCAACGCAGTATTTGCCACCACCTTTGATGACATCAGCCTGATCCCAACCTTCGTGTTGACCCCGCTGACCTATCTGGGCGGCGTGTTCTACTCGCTGACGCTGCTGCCGCCAATCTGGCAGGCGGTTTCTAAGCTCAACCCAATTGTCTATATGATCAGCGGCTTCCGCTACGGCTTCTTGGGGATCACCGATGTTCCGTTGGTGTTCACCATGGGCGTGTTGGTGGCGTTTATTGCAGTGTTTTACTTGCTGGCTTGGTACTTGATTGAGCGTGGCCGCGGCTTGCGTAGCTAA
- the speD gene encoding adenosylmethionine decarboxylase translates to MQKLKLHGFNNLTKSLSFCIYDICYAKTADDRDGYIAYIDKEYNANRLTEILTETCSIIGANILNVARQDYEPQGASVTILVSEEPMDPRDVDTTEHPGPLPNSVVAHLDKSHICVHTYPESHPEGGLCTFRADIEVSTCGVISPLKALNYLIHQLESDIVTIDYRVRGFTRDINGVKHYIDHSINSIQNFMSKDMKALYDMMDVNVYQENIFHTKMMLKEFDLKHYLFNAKPDQLSAAEHKEITDLLYKEMQEIYYGRNIPSL, encoded by the coding sequence TTGCAAAAACTGAAACTGCATGGTTTCAATAACCTGACAAAAAGCCTGAGTTTTTGTATCTACGATATCTGTTATGCCAAAACGGCTGACGATCGTGACGGCTATATTGCCTACATCGACAAAGAATATAACGCGAACCGTTTGACGGAAATTCTCACCGAAACTTGCTCCATCATCGGTGCCAATATCCTCAACGTCGCGCGGCAGGACTATGAGCCACAGGGCGCCAGCGTCACGATTTTAGTGAGCGAAGAGCCAATGGACCCACGCGACGTGGATACCACCGAGCACCCTGGCCCGCTGCCAAACTCCGTGGTGGCGCATCTCGATAAAAGCCATATCTGCGTGCATACCTATCCAGAAAGCCACCCTGAAGGCGGCCTTTGCACTTTCCGCGCCGATATTGAAGTCTCCACCTGTGGCGTTATCTCGCCACTCAAGGCGCTGAACTACCTTATTCACCAGCTGGAATCTGACATTGTCACCATTGATTATCGCGTGCGTGGCTTCACTCGCGACATTAATGGCGTCAAACATTACATCGACCACTCGATCAACTCGATTCAGAACTTCATGTCGAAGGATATGAAGGCGCTGTATGACATGATGGATGTGAACGTGTATCAGGAAAATATATTCCACACCAAAATGATGCTGAAAGAGTTCGACCTTAAACATTATCTTTTCAATGCCAAGCCCGACCAATTAAGCGCGGCAGAGCATAAAGAAATTACCGACCTGCTGTATAAAGAGATGCAGGAAATTTATTACGGTCGCAATATCCCTTCGCTGTAA
- the gutQ gene encoding arabinose-5-phosphate isomerase GutQ has translation MKKSLLGFARETLEIEIEEAQRLLTRLDDNFVDACQLLLNCTGKAVVSGMGKSGHIGKKIAASLASTGTPAFFVHPAEALHGDLGMIGSNDVLIFISYSGRAKELDMILPLLAENQTKLIAITGGKDSPLAQAADAIIDVGVEREACPMGLAPTSSAVNTLMMGDALAMALMRHRGFGAEDFARSHPGGSLGARLLNRVHHLMRTGDRLPVIDSQENVMNAMLELSRTGLGLIAVCDKQRHVVGVFTDGDLRRWLVKGHTLDEPLMNAITRPGFQLPEQWRAGEALEALHQQNISAAPVVNSDGVLVGAINLHDLHQAGIG, from the coding sequence ATGAAAAAGTCGCTGCTGGGCTTTGCGCGGGAAACGCTGGAAATCGAAATCGAAGAGGCGCAACGGCTGCTGACTCGGCTGGATGACAATTTCGTCGACGCCTGCCAGTTGCTGCTCAACTGCACAGGCAAAGCCGTGGTGTCGGGAATGGGTAAATCCGGGCACATCGGCAAGAAAATTGCCGCGTCCCTTGCCAGCACCGGCACGCCAGCCTTCTTCGTCCATCCGGCCGAGGCGCTGCACGGCGACTTAGGCATGATTGGCAGCAACGACGTGCTGATCTTCATCTCCTATTCTGGCCGCGCCAAAGAGCTGGACATGATCCTGCCTCTATTAGCCGAAAACCAAACCAAGCTGATTGCTATTACCGGCGGCAAAGATTCCCCGCTGGCGCAGGCCGCCGATGCCATTATTGACGTCGGCGTAGAGCGCGAAGCCTGCCCAATGGGGCTGGCCCCGACCTCCAGCGCGGTCAATACTTTGATGATGGGCGACGCGCTGGCGATGGCCTTAATGCGCCATCGCGGCTTCGGCGCAGAGGACTTTGCTCGCTCACATCCGGGCGGCAGCCTCGGCGCGCGCTTGCTCAATCGGGTTCATCATTTGATGCGCACCGGCGACCGACTGCCGGTTATCGACAGCCAGGAAAATGTCATGAATGCCATGCTGGAGCTGAGCCGAACCGGGCTGGGCCTGATTGCGGTCTGCGACAAACAGCGCCACGTGGTGGGGGTATTTACCGACGGCGACCTACGCCGCTGGCTGGTGAAAGGCCATACTCTCGACGAGCCGCTGATGAATGCCATCACCCGCCCCGGCTTCCAACTGCCGGAACAGTGGCGCGCGGGCGAGGCGCTGGAAGCCCTGCACCAGCAGAACATCAGCGCCGCGCCGGTGGTGAACAGCGACGGCGTGCTGGTCGGGGCGATAAATCTGCATGATTTACATCAGGCGGGCATTGGTTGA
- the can gene encoding carbonate dehydratase, producing the protein MNDIETLKNNNALWSKTMVEEDPGFFERLSESQKPRFLWIGCSDSRVPAEQLTGLEPGELFVHRNVANLVIHTDLNCLSVVQYAIDVLEVEHVIICGHYGCGGVQAAVENPELGLINNWLLHIRDIWYKHSSLLGELSPDQRLNKLCELNVVEQIYNLGHSTVMQTAWKRGQKVSLHGWVYGIQDGRLRDLEVTSTSRETLEQRYRQGVSALLHGNPQ; encoded by the coding sequence ATGAATGACATTGAAACACTTAAAAATAATAACGCCCTTTGGTCAAAAACCATGGTGGAAGAAGATCCAGGCTTCTTCGAACGTCTTTCCGAATCGCAAAAACCCCGCTTTCTATGGATTGGCTGCTCAGACAGCCGCGTGCCTGCCGAACAACTGACCGGGCTTGAGCCGGGTGAACTCTTCGTTCACCGCAACGTCGCCAATCTGGTTATCCATACCGACCTTAACTGCCTGTCCGTGGTGCAGTACGCCATCGACGTGCTGGAAGTCGAGCACGTGATTATCTGTGGGCACTACGGCTGTGGCGGTGTTCAGGCGGCGGTGGAGAATCCTGAGTTGGGGCTTATCAACAACTGGCTGCTGCATATTCGCGACATCTGGTACAAACACAGTTCACTGCTCGGCGAGCTCTCCCCAGACCAGCGTCTGAACAAGCTGTGCGAGCTGAACGTGGTGGAACAGATTTACAACCTCGGCCACTCAACGGTGATGCAGACCGCGTGGAAGCGCGGACAAAAAGTCTCGCTGCACGGCTGGGTTTACGGCATTCAAGACGGGCGTCTGCGCGACCTCGAAGTGACCTCCACCAGCCGCGAAACGCTGGAACAACGTTACCGCCAAGGCGTCTCCGCCCTGCTGCACGGCAATCCGCAGTAA
- the hpt gene encoding hypoxanthine phosphoribosyltransferase produces the protein MKHRVDVMISEQEVKTRIAELGREITEHYRDSGSDMVLVGLLRGSFMFMADLCRTIDVSHEVDFMTASSYGNGMSTTRDVKILKDLDEDIRGKDVLIVEDIIDSGNTLSKVRELLQLRGPKSLAICTLLDKPQRREVDVKVEYVGFAIPDEFVVGYGIDYAQRYRHLPYVGKVVMLEE, from the coding sequence ATGAAACACAGAGTAGACGTCATGATTTCCGAGCAGGAAGTCAAAACCCGAATTGCTGAGTTAGGCCGTGAAATCACCGAGCACTACCGTGATAGCGGCAGTGATATGGTGCTGGTCGGGCTGTTGCGCGGTTCATTCATGTTTATGGCTGACTTGTGTCGCACCATTGACGTTTCCCACGAAGTGGATTTCATGACCGCCTCCAGCTACGGCAACGGCATGTCCACCACCCGTGATGTCAAAATCCTCAAAGATCTGGATGAAGATATCCGTGGCAAAGACGTGCTGATCGTCGAAGACATCATCGACTCCGGCAACACCCTGAGCAAAGTCCGCGAACTGCTGCAACTGCGCGGCCCGAAATCGCTGGCAATCTGTACGCTGTTGGATAAACCACAGCGCCGCGAAGTGGACGTGAAAGTCGAATATGTAGGTTTCGCCATCCCCGACGAATTCGTGGTGGGTTACGGCATCGACTACGCCCAGCGCTATCGCCACCTGCCGTACGTCGGCAAAGTAGTGATGCTCGAAGAGTAA
- the speE gene encoding polyamine aminopropyltransferase, with the protein MSEKEMWFETLHANFGQYFRVEKELYRDKTEHQDLIIFENAELGRVMALDGVVQTTERDEFIYHEMMAHVPILAHGKAKKVLIIGGGDGGMLREVCRHTQVESVTMVEIDAGVVEFCRQYLPNHNAGAYDDPRFNLVIDDGVKFVNQTSETFDVIISDCTDPIGPGESLFTSEFYQGCERCLNPGGIFVAQNGVCFLQQDEAVNSHQKLSHYFSDVSFYQAAIPTYYGGIMTFAWATNSPEHRQLDVKTLQARFDAADIACRYYNPAIHYGSFALPQYLLNALSASR; encoded by the coding sequence TTGTCCGAAAAAGAAATGTGGTTTGAGACGCTGCACGCCAACTTTGGCCAATATTTTCGCGTCGAAAAAGAGCTGTATCGCGATAAAACCGAGCATCAGGATCTGATCATTTTCGAAAACGCCGAGCTGGGCCGCGTGATGGCGCTCGACGGCGTGGTGCAAACCACCGAGCGGGATGAGTTCATCTATCACGAGATGATGGCCCACGTGCCGATTCTGGCTCACGGTAAGGCTAAGAAAGTGCTGATTATCGGCGGCGGCGACGGCGGAATGCTGCGCGAAGTGTGCCGTCATACGCAGGTTGAGTCTGTCACTATGGTAGAAATTGATGCCGGCGTGGTGGAGTTCTGCCGCCAGTATCTGCCGAACCACAATGCCGGTGCCTATGACGATCCGCGCTTTAACTTGGTGATCGACGACGGGGTGAAGTTCGTCAATCAGACCAGCGAAACCTTTGATGTGATCATCTCAGATTGCACCGATCCTATTGGTCCCGGAGAAAGCCTGTTTACCTCAGAGTTTTACCAAGGCTGCGAGCGCTGTCTGAATCCGGGCGGCATTTTCGTGGCGCAAAACGGCGTCTGCTTCTTACAGCAGGATGAAGCCGTTAATAGCCACCAGAAGCTGAGTCACTACTTTAGCGACGTCAGTTTTTACCAAGCGGCGATCCCGACCTATTACGGTGGCATCATGACTTTCGCCTGGGCCACCAACAGCCCGGAGCATCGCCAGCTCGACGTTAAGACTCTGCAAGCGCGCTTCGACGCCGCAGACATTGCCTGCCGTTATTACAATCCGGCAATCCATTATGGCAGCTTTGCCCTGCCGCAATATCTACTGAATGCCCTGTCAGCCTCGCGCTGA
- the qseB gene encoding quorum sensing response regulator transcription factor QseB: MRILLIEDDNMIGDGIKAGLGKLGFTLDWFTDGKMGKAALDSAPYDAVILDLSLPGLDGMQLLREWRREGKDTPVLILTARDALEQRVSGLQAGADDYLCKPFALVEVAARLQALIRRRHGQITSIVTHGSLHFDPASRSATLNGEVVVLTQREITVMELFLNNKGRVLPRPLIQEKLYSWDDEVSSNAVEVHIHHLRKKLGNGFIRTVHGVGYTLGDATEEGQ; encoded by the coding sequence ATGCGCATTTTACTGATTGAAGACGACAACATGATTGGCGATGGTATCAAGGCCGGGTTGGGCAAGCTGGGGTTTACGCTGGACTGGTTTACCGACGGTAAAATGGGCAAAGCGGCGCTCGACAGCGCGCCTTATGACGCAGTGATTCTGGACCTGAGCCTGCCGGGCCTCGATGGTATGCAGCTTTTACGGGAATGGCGGCGCGAGGGCAAAGACACGCCGGTGCTGATCCTTACGGCGCGTGACGCACTGGAACAGCGGGTGAGTGGCCTACAGGCCGGCGCCGATGACTATCTGTGCAAACCTTTTGCGCTGGTGGAGGTCGCGGCGCGGCTTCAGGCACTGATCCGCCGTCGCCACGGGCAAATCACCTCCATTGTTACCCACGGCAGTTTACACTTCGACCCTGCCTCTCGCAGCGCGACGCTAAATGGCGAAGTCGTGGTGCTCACCCAGCGCGAAATCACCGTCATGGAGCTGTTTCTCAACAACAAAGGCCGGGTTCTGCCTCGCCCGCTGATTCAGGAAAAGCTCTACAGCTGGGACGATGAGGTCAGCAGCAACGCGGTTGAAGTGCATATTCACCACTTGAGGAAGAAGCTCGGCAACGGCTTTATCCGCACCGTCCACGGCGTGGGCTACACCCTGGGCGATGCCACGGAGGAGGGCCAGTGA
- a CDS encoding ABC transporter ATP-binding protein: MTYALELEKLTKTYAGGVQALRGIDLKVEAGDFYALLGPNGAGKSTTIGIISSLVNKSAGKVRVFGYDIDKDIVNAKRQLGLVPQEFNFNPFETVMQVVVNQAGYYGVPRPLALQRAEKYLTQLDLWGKRNERSRMLSGGMKRRLMIARALMHEPKLLILDEPTAGVDIELRRSMWGFLKELNAQGTTIILTTHYLEEAEMLCRNIGIIQGGQLVENTSMKELLSKLKSETFILDLAPKSNLPQLEGYRHKLTDTSTLEVEVMREQGLNSLFSQLSNQGVQVLSMRNKANRLEELFVTLVNGSEESK, encoded by the coding sequence ATGACATACGCATTGGAACTGGAGAAGTTAACCAAGACTTACGCCGGTGGCGTGCAGGCTCTACGCGGCATCGACCTCAAGGTAGAAGCAGGTGATTTCTACGCGCTGCTCGGGCCAAACGGTGCCGGTAAATCGACCACCATTGGCATCATCAGCTCGCTGGTGAATAAATCTGCCGGTAAGGTTCGAGTCTTTGGTTACGACATCGATAAGGATATCGTCAACGCCAAGCGCCAGCTCGGGCTGGTGCCGCAGGAGTTCAACTTCAACCCGTTTGAAACCGTCATGCAAGTGGTGGTCAATCAGGCCGGTTACTACGGCGTTCCGCGCCCGCTGGCTTTACAGCGCGCTGAAAAATACCTAACCCAGCTGGACCTGTGGGGCAAGCGCAACGAGCGTTCCCGCATGCTGTCGGGGGGGATGAAGCGCCGCCTGATGATTGCCCGCGCGCTGATGCACGAGCCGAAGCTGCTGATCCTCGATGAACCAACCGCCGGGGTGGATATCGAGCTGCGCCGTTCCATGTGGGGCTTCCTTAAAGAGCTTAACGCCCAGGGGACCACCATCATCCTGACCACCCACTATCTGGAAGAAGCGGAGATGCTGTGCCGTAATATCGGCATTATTCAGGGCGGCCAGCTGGTGGAAAACACCAGCATGAAAGAGCTGCTGTCGAAGCTGAAATCTGAAACCTTCATTCTCGACTTGGCACCGAAAAGTAATCTGCCGCAGCTGGAAGGCTATCGCCACAAGCTGACGGATACCTCGACGCTGGAAGTGGAAGTGATGCGCGAGCAGGGGCTGAACTCGCTGTTTAGCCAACTGAGCAATCAGGGCGTGCAGGTGTTGAGTATGCGTAACAAGGCTAACCGTTTGGAAGAGCTGTTTGTCACCTTGGTGAACGGCAGTGAGGAATCGAAATAA
- the panD gene encoding aspartate 1-decarboxylase produces MVRTMLQGKLHRVHVTQADLHYEGSCAIDQDFLDASGILEYEAIDIYNVDNGQRFSTYAIAAERGSRIISVNGAAARCACVGDLLIICSYVQMSDAEARKHQPKVAYFEGENQLKRTAKAVPVQVA; encoded by the coding sequence ATGGTACGTACTATGCTCCAAGGCAAACTGCATCGAGTTCACGTGACTCAGGCTGATTTGCACTACGAAGGCTCCTGCGCCATCGATCAAGACTTCCTCGACGCGTCAGGGATTCTGGAATACGAAGCCATCGACATTTATAACGTTGATAACGGTCAGCGTTTTTCGACCTATGCTATCGCAGCTGAACGCGGCTCACGGATTATATCGGTGAACGGCGCGGCAGCGCGCTGCGCCTGCGTCGGCGACCTGCTGATCATCTGTTCTTACGTGCAGATGTCAGACGCCGAAGCCCGCAAGCACCAGCCGAAAGTCGCCTATTTCGAAGGTGAAAACCAACTGAAACGCACCGCCAAGGCGGTACCTGTTCAAGTGGCATAA
- the panB gene encoding 3-methyl-2-oxobutanoate hydroxymethyltransferase, with amino-acid sequence MKATTLSQLRQWKQENHKFATITAYDASFAQLFAEQGIPVMLIGDSLGMVVQGHDSTLPVTVEEIAYHTRCVRRGAPKALLLSDLPFMSYATPEQTFASAAVLMRAGANMVKLEGGSWLCETVKMLTERAVPVCGHLGLTPQSVNVFGGYKVQGRDEVAANQLVKDALALEEAGAQLMVLECVPVELAKRVTEELAIPVIGIGAGNVTDGQILVMHDAFGITGGHTPKFAKDFLTEAGDIRGAVRLYVEQVAQGVYPGEEHSFK; translated from the coding sequence ATGAAAGCTACAACCCTCAGCCAGTTACGCCAGTGGAAGCAAGAGAACCACAAGTTTGCGACCATTACCGCCTACGATGCCAGCTTCGCGCAGTTGTTCGCCGAGCAGGGTATCCCCGTGATGCTGATTGGTGATTCCCTCGGCATGGTGGTGCAGGGCCATGACTCTACCCTGCCAGTCACTGTCGAAGAGATTGCCTATCACACGCGCTGCGTGCGTCGCGGTGCGCCCAAGGCGCTGCTGCTGTCTGACCTGCCTTTTATGAGCTATGCCACCCCAGAGCAGACCTTCGCCAGCGCGGCCGTGCTGATGCGCGCCGGGGCCAATATGGTGAAGTTAGAAGGCGGAAGCTGGCTGTGTGAAACGGTGAAAATGCTCACCGAGCGCGCGGTGCCGGTTTGTGGTCATTTGGGCTTAACGCCGCAGTCGGTCAACGTGTTCGGCGGCTATAAAGTGCAGGGCCGTGACGAAGTGGCGGCTAACCAGCTGGTGAAAGATGCGCTGGCACTCGAAGAAGCCGGAGCACAGCTGATGGTGCTGGAGTGCGTGCCGGTCGAGCTGGCGAAGCGCGTGACCGAAGAGCTTGCCATTCCGGTGATTGGTATCGGCGCGGGCAACGTGACCGACGGCCAGATTCTGGTGATGCACGACGCCTTTGGCATCACCGGCGGCCACACGCCGAAGTTCGCCAAAGACTTCCTCACCGAGGCTGGCGACATTCGCGGCGCGGTGCGCCTGTATGTTGAACAAGTTGCTCAGGGTGTCTATCCGGGCGAAGAACACAGTTTTAAATAA
- a CDS encoding YacC family pilotin-like protein yields the protein MKKTTLTLMLLALLGFSSASQALSESEAEDLADLTAVFVYLKNNCGYEQLPNAQIKRAIVFFAQQNRWDLTNYSSFNMQAMGEDSYRDLSGIAVAKPTKCKALARDSLSLLAYSN from the coding sequence ATGAAAAAAACGACGCTAACCCTGATGTTGCTCGCCCTGCTCGGATTCTCCTCCGCCAGCCAGGCTTTAAGCGAATCAGAGGCTGAAGATCTGGCAGATTTGACCGCCGTCTTCGTGTATTTGAAAAATAATTGCGGCTACGAACAGCTTCCTAACGCGCAAATTAAGCGCGCGATTGTGTTTTTCGCTCAACAAAACCGTTGGGATTTAACCAATTACAGCAGCTTCAACATGCAGGCGATGGGTGAAGATAGCTATCGCGACCTGAGCGGGATTGCCGTCGCCAAGCCGACCAAGTGCAAGGCGCTGGCACGCGACTCCCTGAGCCTGCTGGCCTACTCTAACTAA